The following proteins are encoded in a genomic region of Anguilla anguilla isolate fAngAng1 chromosome 15, fAngAng1.pri, whole genome shotgun sequence:
- the LOC118213884 gene encoding uncharacterized protein CXorf38 homolog isoform X2 encodes MPRGQANVTGAEQCDAAALLNLITFCDCFSFINQWQVREVIRKRNELMHSSEMRVSARWMDQYRRSLEQLLRQLQHIPEVAAAGREIKEMLSVDWTVCVPGVDSVDGPVKTGPEAGHVSQVESELLRERLQELVLCTELQDPPDPQGMQELQKLRGFLQSQRDLEEKFHSELLSIQLQESQHQQTGTGPGEAAELTKANSLGETLR; translated from the exons ATGCCCCGGGGGCAGGCCAACGTCACTGGAGCGGAGCAATGTGATGCCGCTGCTCTCCTCAACCTGATCACCTTCTGTGACTGCTTCAGTTTCATCAACCAATGGCAAGTGAGAGAG GTGATCAGGAAACGGAACGAGCTGATGCACTCCAGCGAGATGCGGGTGTCGGCCCGGTGGATGGATCAGTACCGGAGGAGTCTGGAGCAGCTGCTCCGCCAGCTCCAGCACATCCCGGAGGTGGCTGCCGCGGGCCGTGAGATCAAAGAG ATGCTGTCTGTGGACTGGACGGTATGTGTTCCCGGGGTGGACTCTGTGGACGGGCCTGTGAAGACGGGGCCAGAGGCAGGACACGTTAGCCAGGTGGAGAGTGAGCTGCTGAGGGAGAGACTGCAGGAGCTGGTGCTCTGCACGGAGCTACAGGACCCACCAGACCCGCAG GGCATGCAGGAGTTGCAGAAACTCAGAGGTTTCCTTCAGAGCCAGCGTGACCTGGAGGAGAAGTTTCATTCTGAGCTCCTAAGCATCCAGCTCCAGGAATCACAGCACCAGCAGACTGGGACAGGCCCGGGAGAGGCAGCTGAACTGACAAAGGCCAACTCATTGGGAGAGACTCTGAGATAG